cacccccaggcaggaggggacaaGGAGACCCCCGAGGTCCCCCGGCAGTGCCGGCGTACcgaggggacaggaggggtcCCGGGGGGGCCGCCCCTCACACGGCCGTCTCCTGCCCCCCGCCGgcctcctccttcttcctcttcatcctgcAGAAGCCGTGGAGGCCGCAGAAACAGGCGAAGGTGAA
This genomic stretch from Serinus canaria isolate serCan28SL12 unplaced genomic scaffold, serCan2020 HiC_scaffold_272, whole genome shotgun sequence harbors:
- the BLACAT1 gene encoding bladder cancer associated transcript 1; this translates as MPQFTFACFCGLHGFCRMKRKKEEAGGGQETAV